From the genome of Ignavibacteriota bacterium:
CCCGCGCAGACCGCGTTCCGGCGGTCCATCGATGGCCGCGCCATGCCGGCGGTTTCGTGTTCTGTACAACGCGATAGCGCGGGCGCCACCATCACGTGCCGGCTCGATGCACGGAATGACGCGATCACGGCAGCATCGGTGTCGCTCGCAACATACACCGGTGCACACGTCGCCACGTTGCCCCTTGCGGATAACGGTCTGCATGATGACGGTGTCGCGGGCGATGGCATCTGGGGAGGCTCTACGCGCATCCCCGTCTGCTCCTCTGGCCTGAAAGCGAGCGCCGTGCTCACCTACGCCGGAGGTACGGAAGCCCGTTGGGAGAATGTTGCCGATCATATCACCACAGCCAGGCTGTCTGTGGTGTCGTTCGGCGTGGCGTCGGACAACATCAACAGCGACGGCATCGCGAACCCCGGCGAGAACGCTCGCTATGTGTTCGCGTTGAGGAATGATTCCCCCCTTGATCTCCGGATCTTGATCACACGTCCGAACCCGCTCGCGAATAATGGAACGTACGCCATCCCCATGCTGCCCGGTCACGCGGTGTTCCGGCCTCGCTACGACGTGAACGATGCGGCAACATACTTCATCTTTGACGTCCCTGCGGGATACACGGACTCCACGGTGCACATCGAGATCGCTGACCACGGACGACAGTCTGAATGTGGCCCGACACCTGATCTTTCCCGTCCGTCCCTTCCCCGCCACACCGTACGCGACACCGCTCGCCATGCGACAGGGAAGGCTTCCGGGGCGTATGCCGTCCAGATCGTGGATCCGACCCGGGTCAGGGACCATCTGTATGTCGTGAGGGGTGTCGATAGCGCCGGCGCAGTCGGAAGCTACACCGTGAAGGATTCGACGACGGGGGAAGTGGTGATCCCGCCGCATACGATCCCGGATGAACTCGGACACACAAGCCCGGTCGTGGACGGCTTCAAAGTGCTCCGGGGAACGATCGATGTGCATCCCGGCATGAAGTCCTGGATGGTGCCGTCGGGCGTGCGCCGCTTCACGCCGGTGGGCGGGCTTAACCGCGTTGGGTTGGAGGGGTTCAGTGCTGCGAATGACACGGATGCGTACGATCCGGCGCGCGGAACGATCGGGGGCGATGCATCACCTTCGGGGGTCGGTACAACGCTCAGAGCGTCGGACTGTCATGCGGTGCTGCTCAAGCTCGCGGCGGTGGACAACGTGAATCTCTGGGACCCGAAGAGCGTGCCGGTTGATGCGAATCCTCCCGGTGCGTACCGGTATCTGGGTTCGGCAACATCCGCTGCAGGACAACCGGCGTTCGCCCCCTGGATCATCAACCGGGAAGCGGGGTATCCCTATCAGGACTACAATCACAGCGTGCCGTTCTCCGCGTGGGATATGACTGCGGATCCGCCGGTGCGCCTTGCGGTCGGACATATGGAGACCAATGTTGCCTCCGGACTCGTCGACGGCCGCTACTGGCCCGGATATTATCAGAATGTGGAGAACA
Proteins encoded in this window:
- a CDS encoding T9SS type A sorting domain-containing protein, yielding PAQTAFRRSIDGRAMPAVSCSVQRDSAGATITCRLDARNDAITAASVSLATYTGAHVATLPLADNGLHDDGVAGDGIWGGSTRIPVCSSGLKASAVLTYAGGTEARWENVADHITTARLSVVSFGVASDNINSDGIANPGENARYVFALRNDSPLDLRILITRPNPLANNGTYAIPMLPGHAVFRPRYDVNDAATYFIFDVPAGYTDSTVHIEIADHGRQSECGPTPDLSRPSLPRHTVRDTARHATGKASGAYAVQIVDPTRVRDHLYVVRGVDSAGAVGSYTVKDSTTGEVVIPPHTIPDELGHTSPVVDGFKVLRGTIDVHPGMKSWMVPSGVRRFTPVGGLNRVGLEGFSAANDTDAYDPARGTIGGDASPSGVGTTLRASDCHAVLLKLAAVDNVNLWDPKSVPVDANPPGAYRYLGSATSAAGQPAFAPWIINREAGYPYQDYNHSVPFSAWDMTADPPVRLAVGHMETNVASGLVDGRYWPGYYQNVENSQALEFAFIFSAPYTDTPDPALAVNLSNNAGTPLMWVMTCGRREEAPWVKGDEFMIIPHHIPTSQDAWLFNPAVIAGVQGSESPTSFALLQNYPNPFNPVTTIRYELPAQSEVTITVYDVLGRAVRHLVREVQPAGSHTVLWHADTDAGGTVASGVYFYRYTAARSDRSGLYERTMKMILLR